In Mastigocladopsis repens PCC 10914, a single window of DNA contains:
- the dxs gene encoding 1-deoxy-D-xylulose-5-phosphate synthase, producing MHLSEITHPNQLHGLSIRQLQQIARQIRDKHLQTVAATGGHLGPGLGVVELTLGLYQTLDLDHDKVIWDVGHQAYPHKLITGRYSCFDTLRQKDGIAGYLKRCESKFDHFGAGHASTSISAALGMALARDMQGDKFKVVAIIGDGALTGGMALEAINHAGHMPKTNLLVVLNDNEMSISPNVGAIPRYLNKIRLSPPVQFLTDNFEEQFKQIPFVGESLSPELGRIKEGMKRLAVPKVGAVFEELGFTYIGPVDGHNLEELIVTFQQAHQIPGPVLVHVATVKGKGYDIAEQDKVGYHAQNPFNLTTGKAVPSNTPKPPGYSKVFAHTLVKLAEQNPKIVGITAAMATGTGLDKLQAKLPDQYIDVGIAEQHAVTLSAGLASEGMRPVVAIYSTFLQRAYDQIIHDVCIQNLPVFFCLDRAGIVGADGPTHQGMYDIAYLRCIPNMVLMAPKDEAELQRMVVTGVHHTTGPIAMRFPRGNGYGVPLMEEGWEPLEIGKGEILRHGDDVLMVGYGTIIHSALQAAEILSEHGIEATVINARFAKPLDTELIFPLAKKIGRVVTLEEGCVMGGFGSAVAEALLDADIVVPIKRIGVPDILVEHAQPNESKAELGLTSPQIAQSVLQAFFKQELSAVG from the coding sequence ATGCACTTGAGTGAAATCACCCATCCCAACCAGTTGCACGGTTTATCGATTCGACAACTGCAACAAATTGCCCGTCAGATTCGGGATAAACATCTCCAAACCGTAGCAGCCACCGGGGGACACCTGGGGCCGGGATTGGGTGTTGTAGAGTTGACGCTAGGGCTTTACCAAACCTTGGATTTAGATCATGATAAAGTCATTTGGGATGTAGGACATCAGGCATACCCTCACAAACTGATTACAGGGCGCTATAGTTGCTTCGATACTTTGCGGCAAAAAGACGGAATAGCTGGTTATCTCAAGCGCTGTGAAAGCAAGTTTGACCACTTTGGTGCAGGACACGCTTCCACGAGTATCTCTGCGGCATTGGGCATGGCTTTAGCGCGGGATATGCAAGGGGACAAATTTAAAGTTGTTGCCATCATCGGCGATGGTGCGCTTACTGGCGGTATGGCATTAGAAGCGATTAATCATGCTGGACATATGCCCAAAACTAACCTGCTGGTTGTCCTCAACGATAACGAGATGTCTATATCTCCTAACGTTGGTGCGATTCCCCGCTACCTTAACAAAATCCGCCTGAGTCCGCCAGTACAGTTTCTTACCGATAACTTCGAGGAACAGTTCAAGCAAATTCCTTTCGTCGGAGAATCCCTTTCTCCCGAACTGGGACGTATCAAAGAAGGGATGAAGCGTTTAGCTGTTCCGAAAGTAGGGGCGGTGTTTGAAGAACTCGGCTTTACTTACATCGGACCTGTGGACGGGCATAATCTAGAGGAATTGATTGTTACCTTCCAGCAGGCGCATCAAATACCAGGACCAGTTTTGGTACACGTCGCAACAGTGAAGGGCAAAGGCTATGACATAGCCGAACAAGACAAAGTTGGCTATCACGCCCAAAATCCCTTCAACCTGACAACTGGCAAAGCCGTCCCCTCCAATACACCCAAACCCCCCGGCTACAGTAAAGTTTTTGCCCACACCTTGGTCAAACTTGCCGAACAAAACCCCAAAATTGTTGGTATTACTGCTGCAATGGCAACGGGGACAGGGTTAGATAAATTACAAGCCAAGCTGCCCGATCAATATATTGATGTAGGCATTGCCGAACAACACGCCGTCACCCTCTCCGCCGGGCTAGCCTCTGAAGGTATGCGTCCTGTGGTTGCTATCTACTCTACCTTCTTGCAACGCGCCTACGACCAAATCATTCACGATGTCTGTATCCAAAACCTACCCGTGTTCTTCTGTCTGGACAGGGCGGGAATTGTTGGGGCTGATGGTCCTACTCATCAAGGAATGTACGACATTGCCTATCTGCGTTGCATTCCCAACATGGTACTGATGGCACCCAAAGATGAAGCGGAACTGCAACGGATGGTTGTGACTGGCGTACACCATACCACAGGACCGATCGCCATGCGCTTCCCTCGTGGTAACGGCTACGGCGTCCCCCTCATGGAAGAAGGCTGGGAACCCTTAGAAATTGGCAAAGGAGAAATTCTCCGCCACGGTGATGATGTGTTGATGGTAGGCTATGGTACAATAATACATTCGGCATTGCAAGCTGCTGAAATTCTCAGTGAACATGGCATTGAAGCCACCGTGATTAATGCCCGTTTTGCCAAACCTCTGGATACAGAATTAATTTTCCCATTGGCGAAGAAAATAGGGCGCGTTGTCACCTTGGAAGAAGGTTGTGTCATGGGGGGCTTTGGTTCAGCAGTTGCAGAAGCGCTGTTGGATGCTGACATAGTCGTTCCCATTAAGCGCATTGGTGTGCCAGATATATTAGTGGAGCATGCCCAACCAAATGAATCTAAGGCTGAATTAGGTTTGACTAGTCCTCAGATAGCCCAAAGCGTTTTGCAAGCTTTCTTTAAGCAAGAACTTTCTGCGGTGGGCTAA
- a CDS encoding S-layer homology domain-containing protein, whose translation MHKLLGTLSLVALLQFFPNIVHAQEKPRIQESSNSIGKVVAAKVMTNYPDGQFYPERLLSRSELASIMVKAFQLDKRQAVTKENIKVADVPPSNPAFNDVQIVLKTEIMKGYRGNLFFPNQRVTRAEALAIFAQAYGVFQFPDASVNEILAPYPDAASIPAWAKKAIATVASEGFVNTDAQGNLSPLQPMTRGDMADVLSKYLQRQQPQPETPEVPRGNNSPESSRQ comes from the coding sequence ATGCATAAGCTTTTGGGGACTCTTTCATTAGTGGCACTATTGCAATTTTTTCCCAACATAGTCCATGCTCAAGAAAAACCCAGGATTCAAGAATCATCCAACTCAATTGGAAAAGTCGTTGCTGCCAAAGTGATGACTAACTACCCAGATGGACAGTTTTATCCAGAACGTTTGCTTAGTCGCTCAGAATTAGCTTCCATTATGGTGAAAGCATTTCAACTAGATAAACGACAAGCTGTCACTAAAGAGAATATAAAAGTTGCAGATGTCCCTCCCTCCAATCCAGCGTTTAATGATGTGCAGATAGTCTTAAAAACCGAGATTATGAAAGGCTATCGCGGAAATTTATTTTTCCCCAATCAAAGAGTCACCAGGGCAGAAGCTTTGGCAATATTTGCCCAAGCATATGGAGTTTTTCAGTTTCCAGATGCAAGTGTCAATGAAATTCTTGCCCCATATCCAGATGCAGCGTCTATTCCTGCTTGGGCAAAAAAAGCGATCGCCACAGTAGCGAGTGAGGGATTTGTGAATACAGATGCACAAGGCAATCTTTCCCCCTTACAACCAATGACTCGTGGAGATATGGCTGATGTATTGAGTAAATATTTGCAAAGACAACAGCCACAACCCGAAACACCGGAAGTGCCTCGTGGTAACAATAGCCCAGAGTCTTCTCGACAATAA
- the rpiA gene encoding ribose-5-phosphate isomerase RpiA yields the protein MTVAADPVKLMKQEVGKAAAALVQSGSIVGLGTGSTTAYAIQFIGDRLKSGELKDIVGVPTSFQAEVLAKQYGIPLTTLDAIDHIDIAIDGADEVDPQKNLIKGGGAAHTREKVVDYLANRFIVVVDSGKLVDRLGSVFAVPVEVIPMAVTPVTRAIEKLGGQPELRMGVKKAGPVITDQGNMVIDVKFTTIDDPVNLEKTLNNIPGVLENGIFVNCTDVVLVGEVKDGQPLVRQL from the coding sequence ATGACCGTAGCAGCAGACCCCGTGAAGTTGATGAAGCAAGAAGTCGGCAAAGCCGCCGCCGCCCTGGTACAATCAGGTTCTATTGTTGGGTTGGGTACGGGGTCAACGACAGCATACGCAATTCAATTTATAGGCGATCGCCTCAAGTCGGGCGAACTTAAAGATATTGTTGGTGTCCCTACCTCGTTTCAAGCAGAAGTGTTGGCGAAGCAGTACGGCATTCCACTCACCACCCTAGACGCTATTGACCACATCGACATCGCTATTGATGGTGCGGATGAAGTTGATCCGCAAAAGAATTTGATTAAAGGTGGTGGTGCAGCACATACCCGCGAAAAAGTCGTAGATTACTTAGCCAACCGATTCATCGTTGTCGTAGATAGCGGCAAATTAGTTGACCGACTTGGTTCTGTTTTTGCAGTCCCAGTAGAAGTCATACCAATGGCTGTTACCCCTGTAACACGGGCAATTGAAAAACTTGGTGGTCAACCAGAACTCCGCATGGGCGTAAAAAAAGCTGGTCCAGTCATCACTGACCAAGGCAACATGGTTATAGATGTAAAATTTACTACAATTGATGACCCAGTGAATCTAGAAAAAACACTGAATAATATTCCTGGTGTGTTAGAAAACGGCATCTTCGTCAATTGTACAGATGTGGTGCTAGTAGGCGAAGTGAAAGATGGTCAGCCTCTAGTAAGACAGTTGTAA
- a CDS encoding aldo/keto reductase gives MLYRRFGRTELKMPVFSCGGMRYQYKWQDVPQWQIPRDNQDNLEATIRRAAELGIHHIETARGYGSSETQLGRILPTLKREQLIVQTKVSPNADPKEFQRDFEKSLRNLRLDYVDLLGIHGINNAELLNYSIRAGGCLEVAKKLQAQGKVRFIGFSTHAPTNIIIQTIDTNQFDYVNLHWYYINQVNWAAIEAANRLDMGVFIISPSDKGGMLYKPPQKLINLCTPLSPMVFNDLFCLSHPQVHTLSVGAAKPQDFDEHLKTLDLLNHASEVLQPILARLEAEAMITLGEDWVKTWHLNLPTVEETPGQVNIRAILWLRNLAIAYDMLEYAKMRYNMLGNASHWFPGNKADKVDKLDLRQCLNRSPHADKIKRVLAEAHQMLAGEAVQRLSQS, from the coding sequence ATGTTGTATAGACGATTTGGACGCACAGAATTAAAAATGCCTGTGTTTTCCTGTGGTGGCATGAGATACCAATATAAATGGCAGGATGTTCCGCAATGGCAAATACCCCGCGATAATCAGGATAATCTGGAAGCAACTATTCGACGGGCAGCCGAGTTGGGAATTCATCACATTGAAACTGCCCGTGGTTATGGGAGTTCCGAAACGCAGTTGGGGAGAATTTTACCAACTTTAAAGCGCGAACAGTTAATTGTTCAAACTAAAGTCAGTCCCAATGCAGACCCTAAAGAATTTCAGCGGGACTTTGAAAAGTCATTGCGAAATCTTCGGCTAGATTATGTTGACTTGCTAGGAATACATGGTATCAACAATGCTGAGTTGTTAAACTATAGCATCCGTGCTGGAGGCTGTTTAGAGGTCGCAAAAAAACTTCAGGCACAAGGAAAAGTCAGGTTTATCGGCTTTTCTACACATGCACCCACAAATATCATTATCCAAACCATAGATACCAATCAATTCGATTACGTCAATTTGCATTGGTACTACATAAATCAAGTAAATTGGGCTGCAATTGAAGCGGCAAATCGCTTAGATATGGGCGTATTTATTATTAGCCCATCTGATAAAGGGGGAATGTTGTATAAACCACCACAAAAATTAATCAATCTTTGCACTCCCTTAAGTCCAATGGTGTTTAATGATTTGTTTTGTCTGAGTCACCCTCAAGTACATACCCTCAGTGTGGGGGCAGCAAAACCACAAGATTTTGATGAACACCTGAAAACCTTAGATTTGCTGAACCATGCATCTGAAGTTTTGCAACCAATTTTGGCACGGCTAGAGGCAGAAGCTATGATCACTTTAGGGGAAGACTGGGTGAAAACTTGGCATCTCAATTTACCTACTGTTGAAGAAACCCCTGGTCAAGTGAATATTCGAGCGATTTTATGGTTGAGAAATTTGGCGATCGCCTACGATATGCTGGAATATGCCAAAATGCGCTACAACATGCTAGGCAATGCAAGTCATTGGTTTCCTGGTAACAAAGCAGACAAGGTAGATAAACTAGACCTGCGGCAATGTCTTAACCGCAGTCCCCATGCTGACAAAATTAAGCGCGTCCTAGCAGAAGCACATCAAATGTTGGCGGGTGAAGCTGTGCAGCGCTTGTCACAAAGTTAG
- a CDS encoding superoxide dismutase — MPVNRRHFLFLLGASAGAFALDACASAQNSPSQNKPSPSTSPGKTGVIQLPPLPYPYQALEPHIDAATMRFHHDKHHATYVKNLNAALDKHPELKSRTVEQLLRDLNSVPEDIRRTVRNNGGGHVNHSMFWRIMKPKGGGEPTGAISSAIKQNFSSFANFKKQFNEAGASRFGSGWVWLVRTKDGKLEVRTTANQDSPLSEGNYPIMGNDVWEHAYYLKYQNRRADYLNAWWNVLNWDEINKRFAQAS; from the coding sequence ATGCCTGTTAATCGTCGTCATTTCTTATTTTTACTCGGAGCAAGTGCAGGTGCTTTTGCCTTAGATGCTTGTGCTTCGGCACAGAATTCGCCCAGTCAAAACAAACCAAGCCCAAGCACAAGTCCAGGTAAAACAGGAGTTATCCAGCTACCACCATTGCCCTACCCCTACCAGGCGCTTGAACCACACATTGATGCTGCAACGATGCGGTTTCATCACGATAAACACCATGCAACTTATGTAAAAAATTTGAATGCCGCATTAGACAAACATCCAGAACTGAAAAGCAGAACTGTTGAACAACTGCTGCGTGACCTTAACAGTGTGCCAGAAGATATTCGTAGAACAGTACGCAATAATGGTGGTGGTCATGTAAACCACTCGATGTTTTGGAGAATTATGAAGCCGAAGGGTGGCGGAGAACCAACAGGGGCGATCTCATCTGCTATTAAACAAAACTTCAGCAGTTTTGCTAATTTCAAAAAGCAATTTAACGAAGCAGGTGCAAGTCGTTTTGGGAGTGGTTGGGTTTGGCTAGTCCGCACCAAAGATGGCAAGCTTGAAGTCAGAACGACAGCCAATCAGGATAGTCCTCTGAGTGAAGGTAACTACCCAATTATGGGCAACGATGTGTGGGAACACGCATATTACCTCAAGTATCAGAACCGCCGCGCCGATTACTTGAATGCTTGGTGGAATGTCCTGAACTGGGATGAGATAAATAAGCGGTTTGCCCAAGCGAGTTAA
- the rsmG gene encoding 16S rRNA (guanine(527)-N(7))-methyltransferase RsmG, whose product MNNFKLPSLPEVADIWQQTLHWTPTVQQQVQFQRLYEFILEGNRQLNLTRITDPQEFWEKHLWDSLRGITSLLRDGGVGGENTSPSSLTSPTPLSFIDIGTGAGFPGIPVAIAVADSTVTLLDSTRKKIAFLEKIGAELDLTNVKTLTGRAEEVGQHPQHRQSYDVALIRAVGTASVCAEYTLPLLKQGGLAIIYRGNWTEEETKALESAVHQLGGIIESIEKFTTPFSHSIRHCLYLRKVATTPSQFPRPVGVPSQKPL is encoded by the coding sequence GTGAACAACTTCAAATTGCCTTCTTTGCCTGAGGTGGCAGATATTTGGCAGCAAACTCTCCATTGGACTCCCACTGTCCAACAGCAGGTGCAATTCCAACGCCTTTACGAATTCATTCTGGAGGGGAACCGCCAGCTTAACTTAACTCGCATCACTGACCCGCAAGAGTTTTGGGAAAAACATCTTTGGGATTCTTTGCGAGGAATTACCTCATTGTTGAGAGATGGGGGAGTCGGGGGAGAAAATACTTCTCCATCTTCCCTCACTTCCCCCACTCCCCTTTCTTTCATAGATATCGGCACTGGTGCGGGTTTTCCAGGGATTCCGGTTGCAATTGCTGTCGCTGATTCTACTGTGACTCTGCTTGACTCTACCCGTAAAAAAATTGCGTTCCTTGAAAAAATCGGGGCTGAACTTGACCTAACTAACGTTAAAACTTTAACTGGTAGAGCTGAAGAAGTAGGTCAGCATCCGCAGCACCGACAAAGCTATGATGTTGCCTTGATTCGAGCTGTAGGGACAGCCTCTGTTTGTGCTGAATATACCCTACCATTACTTAAGCAGGGCGGTTTAGCCATAATTTACCGTGGCAATTGGACAGAAGAAGAAACAAAAGCGCTGGAAAGTGCCGTTCACCAGTTGGGTGGTATCATTGAATCAATCGAAAAATTTACAACTCCCTTCAGTCATAGCATCCGTCACTGCCTTTATTTGCGTAAGGTAGCAACTACACCGTCTCAGTTTCCCCGTCCTGTTGGTGTACCTAGCCAAAAGCCGCTTTAG
- a CDS encoding glutathione S-transferase family protein yields MLKLYHYPISPNSRRIWITLLEKELEFELVEMKLDGEQFQPEYLALNPFHHIPVLVDNGFNIVESLAILDYLEAKYPKPAMLPTDAKDLAKVKMVQLVSVNELLSATVSLSGVMFGLSVNAEKIEQAKQKASTVLKFFEDLLDERPYFGSQSITLAEVVAGTIVPWLPRSGLSLSDYPKLSAWCDRLLARPAWQTTEATPEAMEALKSRMAARMTQKPTS; encoded by the coding sequence ATGTTAAAGCTGTATCACTATCCGATTTCTCCAAATTCGCGCCGTATCTGGATTACTTTGCTGGAAAAAGAACTTGAGTTTGAATTGGTGGAGATGAAACTGGATGGCGAACAGTTCCAACCAGAATATTTAGCGCTTAACCCCTTCCACCATATTCCAGTTTTGGTAGACAACGGCTTTAATATAGTGGAATCTTTGGCAATTTTAGATTATTTAGAGGCAAAGTACCCCAAACCTGCGATGTTGCCAACTGATGCCAAGGATTTGGCAAAAGTGAAAATGGTGCAACTGGTGAGTGTAAATGAGTTATTATCTGCTACTGTTTCACTGTCTGGAGTGATGTTTGGCTTATCGGTTAATGCAGAAAAAATTGAACAAGCAAAGCAGAAAGCATCAACGGTACTGAAGTTTTTTGAGGATTTATTAGATGAACGCCCTTACTTTGGCAGTCAAAGCATAACTTTAGCTGAGGTTGTGGCTGGAACTATAGTACCTTGGTTACCGAGATCGGGTTTGTCTTTGAGTGATTATCCAAAATTGAGTGCATGGTGCGATCGCCTACTTGCACGTCCAGCTTGGCAAACGACTGAGGCGA